AAAACGGCTAAGGTTTGTACGTCTAAGTCATTTGTGGGTTCGTCGAGGATTAAAACATTGGGAAGACTCATTAATACTCGCAATAGGAACAGGCGACGCTTTTCTCCCCCAGATAGCTTATGAATTGGCGCATATTGCTGACTTCCAGGGAACAGAAACCTCTCTAACATTTGAGAAGCGCTAATTTGAGTTCCGTCGGCTATTGTCAGGTACTCTCCCACTTCTTTGATGTAGTCAATCACCCGTTGATTTTCGTTTAAAGCAGCTAGGAGGGGTTCAGAATGTTGATCGAAATACCCGATGTGAATAGTTGAACCGATTTCCACAGTACCCGAATCTGGTTGCACCCTTTGGGTAATGATATCCATGAGGGTAGATTTTCCCGCACCATTACCCCCAATAATCCCGATCCGATCTTCTGGGTTAAATTCGTAGGTGAAGTTTTTGATTAAAGTACGTTCCCCATACCTTTTAGTAATTTGGTTCAGTTCGATTACCTTTTTCCCAATCCGACGGGTGGGGTTAGAAATATCCACTTTCCCGTGAATTTGTTTAAATTCGCGATCGCGCATCTCGTGAACCCGATCTATCCGCGCTTTCTGCTTGGTACTGCGCGCTTTGGGTCCTTTTTTCAGCCATTCTAACTCCCGACGTAACACCCCTTGATGTTTCTTCTGGGTGCTGACTGCGGATTCTTCCGCTAAAGCCTTTTTCTCTAGATAGTAAGAGTAGTTACCGTCGTAAGTGTATAAGTCACCCCTGTCGATTTCAATAATTCGGTTAGTGACTCGATCTAGGAAATAGCGATCGTGGGTAATTAAGAAAATTGCCCCCCGAAACCGATTAAGATAATTTTGCAACCACTCTACAGATAGCGCATCTAGATGGTTGGTAGGTTCATCCATCAGCAATACATCCGGTTCAGACAATAGCGCTGAAGCTAGAGCAATTCGTTTACGATATCCTCCCGATAAAGTCCCCACTTTGGCGTGAAAATCATGAATTCCCAACTTAGTGAGGATGATTTTGGCATTAGTTTCCAATTCCCACGCACCAGTCGCATCCATTTGTTGAATTAGGGTAGATAAACGAGACATGAGACGCGCATTCTCTTCCCCTGTAGTATGAGCTATCCTATCTGAAACATCCTCATATTCCCGTACTAAATTCATCTGTTCGCCACTGTCAGCAAAAATTTGCTCTAGAACCGTTTTTGATTCATCTAAATCTGGCTGCTGCGGTAAATAAACGATTCTCGCACCAGAATTAACGATCAGGGAACCAGAATCGATAGACTCCAAACCTGCAATCATTTTTAACAGGGTAGACTTACCAGAACCATTAGTCCCGATTAAACCGACTTTATCGGTAGCATCGAGGCTAAAACTGGCATCTTTGAGAATTTCTTTGATTCCAAAGTCTTTTTTAACAGATTGCAGGGTGAAGATACTCATTAACTCGCTGGAGGGTAATATTTCTCTCCTCATTCCACCAGAGGAGCAGAAATTGGACTAGTAGGTAAATAGTGGCATCTTTTCAATGATACTTTGCGCGCATTTGTAGAGAGAGATTTGTTTGGTAAGATAGCTGAATTACATATTGGACTTGTTCTAGCAGGTTTCTTGGGCGTTTTTCTAAATGGTGTTATGCATAAATTTTCTGTTTAAGGTTCTAATTAGGATCTTAT
This window of the Merismopedia glauca CCAP 1448/3 genome carries:
- a CDS encoding ABC-F family ATP-binding cassette domain-containing protein encodes the protein MSIFTLQSVKKDFGIKEILKDASFSLDATDKVGLIGTNGSGKSTLLKMIAGLESIDSGSLIVNSGARIVYLPQQPDLDESKTVLEQIFADSGEQMNLVREYEDVSDRIAHTTGEENARLMSRLSTLIQQMDATGAWELETNAKIILTKLGIHDFHAKVGTLSGGYRKRIALASALLSEPDVLLMDEPTNHLDALSVEWLQNYLNRFRGAIFLITHDRYFLDRVTNRIIEIDRGDLYTYDGNYSYYLEKKALAEESAVSTQKKHQGVLRRELEWLKKGPKARSTKQKARIDRVHEMRDREFKQIHGKVDISNPTRRIGKKVIELNQITKRYGERTLIKNFTYEFNPEDRIGIIGGNGAGKSTLMDIITQRVQPDSGTVEIGSTIHIGYFDQHSEPLLAALNENQRVIDYIKEVGEYLTIADGTQISASQMLERFLFPGSQQYAPIHKLSGGEKRRLFLLRVLMSLPNVLILDEPTNDLDVQTLAVLEEYLEDFNGCVIAVSHDRYFLDRTVNTIFELEADGNLRQYPGNYAVYLDFKQAEEARLAETTNTQSSKPKVAIQTAETNIPINNGKPRKLSFKEKRELETLETKIPELEAEKAEIEKTIYDQPPGGYTKLQELTQRLQDIDREIELSTERWLELAEIASGS